The genome window GACGGCGAGCAGGACGACCACGCCGAACAGCCCGGGGGCATCCAGTTGGTTCAGGGTCCGTACCACCATGTAGCCGAGGCCCTCGTTGCCGCCGAGGTACTCGCCCACGATGGCCCCGATCACGGCGAACACGATGCCGGTCTCCATGCCCGCCAGCAGATAGGGCATCACGCTGCGGAAATCGAGGTTGGTGAAGCGCTGCATCTTGCCGGCGTTCAGGGCGGTCATGACGTCCCGGTGCCCGGGGTCGATCGACTTCACGCCCAGCAGGACGTTCAGCATGATCGGGAAGAAGGCCAGCATGGCGGCGATGATGACCTTGGAGCTCATGCCGAAGCCGAACCAGATGACGAACAACGGCACGAAGGCGACCTTCGGCACCACCTGCAGCAGGACGATGATCGGCCGGACCGTCATCTCCAGCCAGGCCACCTTGCCCAGGACGACCCCCACCAGGACGCCGAGGACCACGGCCGCCAGGAAGCCCATGATGATCTCCGAGGCGGTGATCCACGCGTGGCCCCACACCTCCGGGTCCTGGACCAGCTCGCCCAGCCGCTCGGCGATCAGGGAGGGCGGGGGCAGGATCAGGGTGGAGACATCGAAGACACGGACGCTGATCTCCCAGATGGTGCACAGCACCACGATGAGCAGGGGTGCGCCGACCCAGGGCAGGAGTCTTGCCAATCGTGACGAACTCATGATTCCTCGCTTTCCAGAGCGTGCCGGAGATCGCGGACGGTGGAGCCGAAGGCCTCGGTGGCCTGGACGTCGAGCGGGCGGGGGCGGTCGAGGCCGACCTCCACGATGGACTGGATGCGTCCCGGGCGTGGGGTCAGCTGCACCACCCGGTCCCCGATGAAGACCGCCTCGGAGATGTCGTGCGTGACGAAGACGACGGTGGCCTCGGTGGCCAGGGTGATGCGCTGGAGTTCCAGGTTCATCTTCTCCCGGGTCAGGGCGTCCAGGGCGCCGAAGGGCTCGTCCATGAGCAGCAGTTCGGGGTCCCGGCTCAGGGCTCGGGCGATGGCCACCCGCTGACGCATGCCGCCGGAGAGCTCGCGCGGGTAGGACTTCAGGAAATCACCGAGGCCCACCAGATCGGCCAGTTCGGTGGCCCGGCGGCGGCGCTCGACCTTGCCCACACCGCGGAGCTTGAGGGGCAGGGCGATGTTGTCCGTGATGTCGAACCACGGGAACAGGTGGGGTTCCTGGAAGACCACCCCGAGCTGCTCCAGCACGCCGCTTTCCACGGCATGTCCCTTCCAGAGCGGCTTTCCGGAGACGTAGACGTTGCCCTCGGTGGGCGGCAGCAGTCCGGCCATGATGCGCAGCAGGGTGGACTTGCCACAGCCGGAGCGGCCGATCAGGGAGACCGTCTCGCCCTCGGAGATGTCCAGGTTGATGTCCTGGAGTGCCTCGGTGCGCTGGGTCTTGGTCGCGAAGACCTTGGACACGGACTTGATGGAGAAGGTGGCCGGTGCCGCCTCCGGTGGGTTGTTCTCAGGCGTGGGGGCGTCTGACCTGACGCCTGCTGGGCTGGTCTGCACCACGGATGGACCTCCTACAAGGGTGAGGTGGATCACAGTCACGGTAACCGGGGTGGAAGAGGCCCAGAACGGCCCCTTCCGGAGAACGGAAGGAGGGTGGAGGCGCCGGTCCTCCACCCCCTAGGTTTCAGGCAACCTGAGAAAGGGAATCCGTATGAGCACCCCATTGACCACCCCGGTCACCGTGACCCTGGACGAGCTCCCCGGCCTGCGGGGCCGGACCCTGGGCCCGTCGGGCTGGCGGACCATCAGCCAGGAGGACATCGACGTCTTCGCGGACCTGACGGGGGACCACAATCCAATCCACGTGGACGAGGCCTTCGCCGCCAGCAGCGTCTATGGCACGCGGATCGCCCACGGACTGCTGTCCCTGAGCATCGTCGTCCCGCACCTGTCCCAGCTGTGGAAGGTGACCGGGGCCGGCGTCGGGATCAACTACGGCCTCAACAAGGTGCGCTTCCCGGCACCCACGCCGGCCGGTGCCCGGGTCCGGGCCCGGGCCGAGGTGCTGGAGGTGACGGAGCTCGACGGCGGATGGCAGGTCGTCCTGAAGGTCACCTATGAGCTCGAGGGCGGTGAGAAGCCGGTCTGCGTGGCCGAGTTCGTCCTGAGGTACTACCGATGAGCGTCGCCCCGGCCGGGGCCGCCACCCGCCTCGACGGCCAGGTCGCCGTGGTGACCGGCGCCGGCCGGAGCCTGGGCCGGGCCTACGCGCTGGCCCTGGCTGAGGCGGGGGCCGCCGTCGTGGTCAATGACCTGGACCGCTCCACGGCGGACGCCACCGCCGCGCAGATCCGTGCCTCCGGGGGCCGCGCCGTCGCCGTGGTGGCCGCGGTGGGTTCAGCGGCGACGGCACAGGAGCTCGTGGACACGGCGGTGGGGGATTTCGGCCGGCTGGACGTCATGGTGGCCAACGCCGGGGCGCTCCGGGACCGCGTGCTGTGGAAGATGTCCGACGATGATTTCGACCTGGTGAT of Citricoccus sp. K5 contains these proteins:
- a CDS encoding ABC transporter permease, with protein sequence MSSSRLARLLPWVGAPLLIVVLCTIWEISVRVFDVSTLILPPPSLIAERLGELVQDPEVWGHAWITASEIIMGFLAAVVLGVLVGVVLGKVAWLEMTVRPIIVLLQVVPKVAFVPLFVIWFGFGMSSKVIIAAMLAFFPIMLNVLLGVKSIDPGHRDVMTALNAGKMQRFTNLDFRSVMPYLLAGMETGIVFAVIGAIVGEYLGGNEGLGYMVVRTLNQLDAPGLFGVVVLLAVLGLVLYGAVFILKRFLIPWHESVYAQQGNVA
- a CDS encoding ABC transporter ATP-binding protein, producing MVQTSPAGVRSDAPTPENNPPEAAPATFSIKSVSKVFATKTQRTEALQDINLDISEGETVSLIGRSGCGKSTLLRIMAGLLPPTEGNVYVSGKPLWKGHAVESGVLEQLGVVFQEPHLFPWFDITDNIALPLKLRGVGKVERRRRATELADLVGLGDFLKSYPRELSGGMRQRVAIARALSRDPELLLMDEPFGALDALTREKMNLELQRITLATEATVVFVTHDISEAVFIGDRVVQLTPRPGRIQSIVEVGLDRPRPLDVQATEAFGSTVRDLRHALESEES
- a CDS encoding MaoC family dehydratase produces the protein MSTPLTTPVTVTLDELPGLRGRTLGPSGWRTISQEDIDVFADLTGDHNPIHVDEAFAASSVYGTRIAHGLLSLSIVVPHLSQLWKVTGAGVGINYGLNKVRFPAPTPAGARVRARAEVLEVTELDGGWQVVLKVTYELEGGEKPVCVAEFVLRYYR